The following DNA comes from Anaerostipes rhamnosivorans.
CCTATATCGGCCCAGCTTAGGATCCCGGTGGTTACTTTAGGCATCAATGTGCTGGGAGCCCTTGTGATCGGCATGATCGCCGGATGGACAGGGAGAGTTCCCACAGGAAATCCAAATCTGGTCCTATTTTTAAAAACAGGGCTCTGCGGAGGTTTTACTACATTTTCTACCTTTGCCCTTGAAACAGGGACACTGGTTTCAGAGGGAAGATTGAGAGAAGGAATTTTTTATGTTGTATTGAGCGTGATATTGTCTGTCCTGGCAGTGTTTGCAGGACGGGCTGTCACAGGATAACAATGGTAAAAAGTGCATATACTATCCCAAAGGAGGGATTGTAATGTCAAGAAACAAAAAATTCATTCTCGGTGGAATCCTGTTTACTGCGGTGGTGGGCAGCCTGTGGCATTTTATCTACGACTGGATCGGAAGGCCGGAGTTTTTCTGGTGGCTGTTTCCAGTCAGCGAGAAAGTAGTGGAGCATTATAAGCTGGTGGTTTTTCCAAATCTAATCTATGGGCTTTTGATGTTCCGTTATATGCAGGGACATATCAGGTATTACTGGATCCGTCTGTTGATGGGAATCGGTTTTGCGTGTATAGCCATGAGAGTTCTGTTTGATGCTTATACCGCTGTGCTAAAGAAAGATATGCTGGGCATGGACTTACTGATCTTTGCCATCAGTGTGTTGGTTTCCTATGCGTTCTTCTGGAAAAGAAGATAGGGAGGTGTCTGTTTATTAAGCTGTATTATTGCGACAAGGAGCGGGGGACTGAGACGCTCCTTGTGGAAACAAAGGAAGACAAAGAAATATGGAGAGCCATAGAGAAGCATCTGATGGAACATGGCTTTGGACTTATTTATATGATTCATCATATAGAAAAACATAAGATTTATTATGACTTTGGAAAAGAACATTGCTTTTTTGTGGTCGAGACATAGAAAGGGGACAGAGAAATGTTGCCGAAGGATCCGGTTATTTTATTAAGTTACATCAACACTCAGCTCAGGGATTATTATGACAGCTTTGAAGAGCTGTGCAAAAGTCTCTGCGAGAACCCGGAAGAGATCAGTACAAAACTTTCTGGGATCGGATATGAATACCATTCGGAAACAAACCAGTTCAGATAACATCGGAGTTTCCCAACCTCTGAATATGCAAAAAAGCTGAAGAACCGCTTAGAATAGCGGATAGAAGGCTGATTCTGAGAAAAAGCAGAAAAATGGAAAACGGTTGGGAAAAATCATGGAGAACGTTGATTTTATCAGGAAAACTGGCTATAATGAAAAAGAAGAATGGCTTAAAAGCGTTGGATAAACAAAAACAAGAGTTGTATTGAAATAAATTTTCCATCTCTGTTTTTGCGATGTCCCAAAATGATA
Coding sequences within:
- the crcB gene encoding fluoride efflux transporter CrcB → MVQCIFVGLGGFLGAVFRYLLGLIPISAQLRIPVVTLGINVLGALVIGMIAGWTGRVPTGNPNLVLFLKTGLCGGFTTFSTFALETGTLVSEGRLREGIFYVVLSVILSVLAVFAGRAVTG
- a CDS encoding DUF6512 family protein encodes the protein MSRNKKFILGGILFTAVVGSLWHFIYDWIGRPEFFWWLFPVSEKVVEHYKLVVFPNLIYGLLMFRYMQGHIRYYWIRLLMGIGFACIAMRVLFDAYTAVLKKDMLGMDLLIFAISVLVSYAFFWKRR
- a CDS encoding dihydroorotate dehydrogenase, which produces METKEDKEIWRAIEKHLMEHGFGLIYMIHHIEKHKIYYDFGKEHCFFVVET
- a CDS encoding DUF4250 domain-containing protein, with protein sequence MLPKDPVILLSYINTQLRDYYDSFEELCKSLCENPEEISTKLSGIGYEYHSETNQFR